In one Nicotiana tomentosiformis chromosome 6, ASM39032v3, whole genome shotgun sequence genomic region, the following are encoded:
- the LOC138894283 gene encoding uncharacterized protein — protein sequence MVTAPPAVPAIRPARGGGQVGRGRLRGKGQAGGTPARFYAFPGRPDAVITYIISVCGRDASVLFNPGSTYSYVSSLFAHYMDVHCESLGVLVYMSTPVGDYVVVDRVYRSCIVTFCGYETKADLPLLDMTDFEVILGMDWLSPYHAILDCHANTVTSVMPEIPRLEWRGNLSVHLVRLSLS from the coding sequence ATGGTTACCGCACCACCTGCCGTACCGGCCATCCGGCCtgccagaggcggagggcaggtgggtaggggtcgtcttAGAGGTAAAGGCCAAGCAGGTGgcactccagctaggttctatgcttttccaggtagaccagatgcagtgatcacatatattatttctgtctgcggtagggatgcttcagtattattcaatccagggtctacatattcatatgtttcttcTTTATTTGCTCATTATATGGATGTCCATTGTGAGTCCTTAGGTGTTCTTGTTTATATGTCCACACCCGTGGGTGattatgttgttgtggatcgggtctaCAGGTCCTGTAttgtgactttctgtggttatgagaccaaaGCGGATCTTCCGTTGCTAGACatgactgactttgaggtcatcctaggaatggactggttgtctccgtatcatgccatccttgattgccatgccaatacTGTTACTTCGGTGATGCCAGAGAttcctagattagagtggaggggtaatctatcagtgcatctagtcaggttatctctttcctga